A window of the Choristoneura fumiferana chromosome 30, NRCan_CFum_1, whole genome shotgun sequence genome harbors these coding sequences:
- the LOC141444470 gene encoding uncharacterized protein translates to MQKAMYTLGVQQNLIPLYHAEANPAERKNRDLKGQLAIIVEGNHNNWPSALPAIRFAMNTAVTQSTGKSPAYLAFGREMRSPVEAKHDLRAIIEAENFVPQITPYLLKLSDDLVDARERITQQQDRRKAYADQKRRPHDEYNVGDKVLLKSHVLSNSSKGITSKFAPRRDGPYTISKVVSPTTYVLSNDNETIGKYHAVDLTRYHQRSGDEPAGPVMPQRKRGRPPKRAPAAHTTPAATGERRRRGRPRKNQTVCRPMGEDVPVARRGSM, encoded by the coding sequence ATGCAGAAGGCCATGTACACCCTAGGAGTTCAGCAGAACCTCATACCTCTCTACCATGCAGAAGCAAATCCGGCCGAGAGAAAGAACCGTGACCTCAAGGGCCAACTAGCAATCATAGTTGAAGGTAACCACAACAACTGGCCGAGCGCACTGCCCGCCATACGCTTTGCCATGAATACCGCCGTGACACAGAGCACAGGGAAATCGCCTGCCTACCTCGCCTTTGGGAGAGAGATGCGATCACCTGTTGAAGCCAAACATGACCTGCGGGCCATCATCGAAGCTGAGAACTTCGTACCACAGATAACTCCGTACCTGTTGAAGCTCAGCGACGACCTTGTTGACGCTCGAGAGCGGATTACCCAGCAACAAGACCGCAGGAAGGCCTACGCGGACCAGAAACGCCGACCGCATGACGAATATAATGTTGGCGACAAGGTCCTATTAAAATCTCATGTGCTTAGTAATAGCTCGAAGGGGATTACCAGCAAGTTTGCCCCCCGTCGAGACGGACCCTACACCATATCCAAGGTAGTCAGTCCTACCACTTATGTTCTGTCCAATGACAACGAAACGATCGGCAAATATCATGCCGTCGACTTGACGAGGTATCATCAGAGGAGTGGTGATGAACCTGCAGGTCCTGTGATGCCACAGAGGAAGAGAGGCAGACCGCCGAAGCGGGCACCGGCTGCCCATACAACCCCTGCAGCGACAGGAGAAAGGAGGAGACGAGGGAGACCACGCAAGAACCAGACTGTGTGTCGGCCCATGGGCGAGGACGTCCCCGTGGCCCGAAGGGGGAGCATGTAG
- the LOC141444622 gene encoding spodomicin-like, which translates to MAALKTMFVLVLMAIILASAVAVRVGPCDQVCSRIDAEKDECCRAHGYRGYSSCDGGRMYCY; encoded by the exons ATGGCCGCTCTGAAGACTATGTTTGTGCTGGTGCTGATGGCCATTATTTTGGCCAGCGCCGTTGCTGTACGAGTTGGACCGTGTGACCAG GTGTGCTCCCGTATTGATGCTGAGAAGGATGAGTGCTGCCGGGCCCATGGTTACCGCGGCTACTCCAGCTGTGATGGGGGACGGATGTACTGCTACTAG
- the LOC141444576 gene encoding spodomicin-like — MAALKTMFVLVLMAIILASAFAARVGPCDQVCSRSNPEKDECCRAHGYRGHSSCNGGRMYCY; from the exons ATGGCCGCTCTGAAGACTATGTTTGTGCTGGTGCTGATGGCCATCATTTTGGCCAGCGCCTTTGCTGCTCGAGTCGGACCGTGTGACCAG GTTTGCTCCCGTTCTAACCCTGAGAAGGATGAGTGCTGCCGGGCCCATGGCTACCGCGGCCACTCCAGCTGTAATGGGGGACGGATGTACTGCTACTAG
- the LOC141444681 gene encoding spodomicin-like produces the protein MAALKTMFVLVLMAIILASAVAVRVGPCDQVCSRTNPEKDECCRAHGYRGHSSCGGGRMNCY, from the exons ATGGCCGCTCTGAAGACTATGTTTGTGCTGGTGCTGATGGCCATCATTTTGGCCAGCGCCGTTGCTGTACGAGTTGGGCCGTGTGACCAG GTCTGCTCCCGTACTAATCCTGAGAAGGATGAATGCTGCCGGGCCCACGGCTACCGCGGCCACTCCAGCTGTGGTGGAGGGCGGATGAACTGTTACTAG